A region of Etheostoma cragini isolate CJK2018 chromosome 2, CSU_Ecrag_1.0, whole genome shotgun sequence DNA encodes the following proteins:
- the osbp gene encoding oxysterol-binding protein 1 isoform X6, whose translation MSEPKPPTPTPGDTYKGWLFKWTNYIKGYQRRWFVLSNGLLSYYRTQAEMGHTCRGTINLATANIAVEDSCNFVISNGGAQTYHLKASSEVERQRWITALELAKAKAVRMQAESDDSGDDCPSVPPTSGQGGGCRNLEIQSTLRTLGSKVEDLNTCNDLIVKHGSALQRSLSELEGIRVGADMGEKMRQVTERATLFRITSNAMINACRDFLSLAQNHGKRWQKALQVERDQRIRLEETLEQLAKQHNHLERAFRGATVLPSSFSNPTLCSKGGVPGKGDASDEDDDNEFFDAMEDPAEFITVPADPKYHRRSGSNNSGFSSEIGMDDQSVNFDELSMASNPESPQPLELEPVRQRRTRIPDKPNYYLNLWSIMKNCIGKELSKIPMPVNFNEPLSMLQRLSEDLEYYELLDKAAKCQSSLEQMCYVAAFTVSSYSTTVHRTGKPFNPLLGETFELDRLRDCGYRSLCEQVSHHPPAAAHHASSEKGWTLRQEITLASKFRGKYLSIMPLGSIQCLFDKTNNHYSWKKVTTTVHNIIVGKLWIDQSGEIDVVNHRTGDRCHLKFAPYSYFSRDVPRKVTGVVTDKDGKAHYVLSGTWDEKMEFSRVMQSSKGENGTEGKQRTVYQTLKAKEIWRKNPLPEGAENMYFFSSLALTLNDPEEGVAPTDSRRRPDQRLMEDGRWDEANAEKQRLEEKQRTVRREREREAVKASSPEEGTHPDNYQAMWFEKLDDPVSGETLHVYKGGYWEAKDQGSWDACPDIF comes from the exons ATGTCAGAGCCTAAACCACCTACTCCAACCCCTGGAGACACGTATAAGGGTTGGCTCTTCAAATGGACTAACTACATTAAAGGTTACCAGAGACGCTGGTTTGTTCTGAGCAATGGACTGCTCTCTTATTACAG GACCCAGGCAGAGATGGGTCACACATGCAGAGGCACCATCAACTTGGCCACAGCCAATATTGCTGTGGAGGACTCGTGCAATTTTGTCATTTCCAACGGAGGTGCGCAGACCTACCACTTGAAGGCCAGCTCTGAAGTAGAGCGCCAGCGATGGATCACTGCTCTGGAGCTGGCCAAGGCAAAGGCCGTCCGAATGCAGGCTGAATCTG ATGACTCAGGTGATGATTGTCCTTCAGTGCCGCCCACCTCAGGACAGGGTGGAGGCTGCCGTAACTTAGAAATCCAGTCCACACTACGCACACTGGGCAGCAAGGTGGAGGACCTCAACACCTGTAATGATCTCATTGTCAAGCATGGATCTGCTCTCCAAAG GTCTTTGTCAGAACTTGAGGGAATCCGTGTTGGAGCAGACATGGGGGAAAAGATGAGACAAGTTACAGAGAGAGCCACACTGTTTAGAATCACCTCTAATGCCATGATTAAT GCATGTAGAGACTTCCTCTCCCTGGCCCAGAACCACGGTAAGCGCTGGCAGAAGGCCTTACAGGTTGAAAGAGACCAGAGGATCCGGCTGGAGGAGACTCTGGAGCAGCTGGCCAAACAGCACAATCACTTGGAAAGAGCTTTCAGAGGAGCTACTGTTCTCCCCTCTTCTTTCAGCAATCCCACCCTATGTAGCAAAG GTGGTGTTCCGGGAAAAGGTGATGCTagtgatgaggatgatgacaaTGAGTTCTTTGATGCTATGGAAGACCCAGCAGAGTTTATTACTGTCCCTGCTGATCCCAAGTATCACAG GAGATCTGGCAGCAACAATAGTGGGTTCAGCAGTGAGATTGGAATGGACGATCAGTCGGTAAAT TTTGATGAGCTGTCTATGGCATCCAACCCTGAGTCTCCACAGCCCCTTGAGCTAGAGCCAGTTAGACAAAGACGGACTCGAATCCCTGACAAACCCAACTATTACCTCAATCTGTGGAGCATTATGAAGAACTGCATTGGAAAGGAGCTCTCAAAGATACCAATGCCA GTGAATTTTAACGAGCCCCTCTCAATGCTGCAACGTCTATCTGAAGACCTGGAGTACTACGAGCTGCTGGATAAAGCTGCCAAATGTCAGAGTTCTCTGGAGCAGATGTGTTATGTGGCCGCTTTCACAGTTTCTTCCTACTCTACCACTGTCCACCGCACAGGAAAACCCTTCAATCCTCTGCTGGGAGAAACCTTTGAGCTTGATCGGCTAAGGGACTGTGGCTACCGCTCGCTCTGTGAACAG GTGAGTCACCACCCCCCTGCTGCAGCTCACCATGCCAGCTCTGAAAAGGGCTGGACCCTCAGACAAGAAATTACCCTGGCCAGCAAGTTTAGAGGGAAATATCTCTCTATCATGCCTTTGG GTTCTATCCAGTGTTTGTTTGACAAGACCAACAATCATTACTCTTGGAAGAAAGTGACTACAACAGTACACAACATCATTGTTGGAAAATTATGGATTGACCAG TCAGGGGAGATAGATGTGGTGAACCACAGGACAGGAGATCGCTGCCACCTTAAGTTTGCTCCCTACAGTTACTTCTCCAGAGATGTACCAAGAAAG GTAACTGGAGTAGTAACAGATAAGGATGGGAAAGCCCATTACGTGCTATCAGGAACCTGGGATGAGAAGATGGAGTTTTCCAGGGTAATGCAGAGCAGTAAAGGCGAGAATGGCACTGAAGGCAAACAGAGGACTGTCTATCAGACCCTCAAAGCCAAAGAAATCTGGAGAAAGAACCCTTTACC AGAGGGGGCAGAAAACATGTACTTCTTCTCCTCACTGGCCTTGACGCTCAATGATCCTGAGGAGGGAGTGGCGCCGACAGACAGCCGACGACGCCCTGACCAGAGATTGATGGAGGATGGCCGTTGGGATGAGGCTAATGCAGAGAAACAGAGGCTAGAAGAGAAACAGCGCACTGTCCGCCgggaaagggagagggaggctGTTAAAGCTAGCTCACCTGAGGAAG